Proteins co-encoded in one Megalops cyprinoides isolate fMegCyp1 chromosome 1, fMegCyp1.pri, whole genome shotgun sequence genomic window:
- the LOC118787079 gene encoding homeobox protein SIX3-like: MVFIAPLELYPSRLFLPNPARPLLLAKSAATPGSLEDLSMFQLPTLNFSPEQVASVCETLEETGDVERLGRFLWSLPVAPGACEAINRHESILRARAVVAFHTGSFRDLYHILEHHKFTKDSHGKLQAMWLEAHYQEAEKLRGRPLGPVDKYRVRKKFPLPNTIWDGEQKSHCFKERTRGLLREWYLQDPYPNPSKKRELARATGLTPTQVGNWFKNRRQRDRAAAAKNRFQHHAIGQSGMRSHSETRSTPHGSGESPPAVASPTASFSSMTDRIETGTSVLSETSSDSEFDI; encoded by the exons ATGGTTTTCATTGCCCCTTTAGAGCTCTACCCCTCTCGGCTTTTCCTCCCGAACCCCGCTCGCCCGTTGCTCTTGGCGAAAAGCGCCGCCACGCCTGGGTCTCTGGAAGACTTGTCAATGTTTCAGTTACCCACCCTCAACTTCTCTCCGGAGCAAGTGGCGAGCGTCTGCGAGACGCTGGAGGAAACCGGCGATGTCGAGCGGCTGGGACGCTTCCTGTGGTCTCTGCCAGTGGCGCCCGGGGCGTGCGAAGCGATCAACAGGCACGAGTCCATCCTTCGCGCCCGCGCCGTGGTCGCCTTCCACACGGGGAGTTTCAGGGACCTCTACCACATTCTGGAGCACCACAAGTTCACCAAGGACTCCCACGGAAAGCTGCAAGCCATGTGGCTGGAAGCGCACTACCAGGAGGCCGAGAAGCTGCGCGGCCGCCCTTTGGGACCGGTCGATAAGTACAGGGTGCGGAAGAAGTTTCCTCTCCCCAATACCATATGGGACGGCGAGCAGAAGAGCCACTGTTTCAAAGAGCGGACGCGCGGCCTTTTGAGGGAATGGTACCTTCAGGACCCCTACCCAAATCCGAGCAAGAAAAGGGAACTGGCCCGCGCGACTGGACTCACTCCTACCCAAGTGGGGAACTGGTTTAAAAACCGGAGGCAACGAGACAGAGCCGCAGCAGCAAAAAACAG GTTCCAGCACCACGCGATTGGACAGAGTGGGATGCGATCTCACTCAGAGACTCGTAGCACGCCACATGGTTCCGGGGAATCGCCGCCAGCAGTGGCCAGTCCGACCGCCAGCTTTTCGAGTATGACGGATCGGATCGAAACTGGCACCTCTGTTCTTTCAGAAACATCCAGTGACTCGGAATTTGATATATAA